From the Saccharomonospora marina XMU15 genome, the window TGCCGAGCACATCCACGACGGCACCTTCCTGGCCCGCCTCCGTACCGCGCTCGCCGCGATGCCGAGCCCCATCGCGCCGGGCTCCGGCCTGGCGCCCATGCTGATCAATCTCCGATTGTCCCAAGTGGATAAACGAGTCTCTGGGCTTCGGGTCGTCCGCTTCGCCGACAACTATGTCGCTTTCGCCCGAACCCGCGAGGACGCGCAGGAGGCGTTCTACACCATCAGCGACGCACTCCTGCAGCTTCGGCTGCGGCCCAACGAGGCCAAGAGCCGTATCCGCGACGACGCCAACGTCGAAGACCTTTTCCTGATCGGCGGCTGAGGCATGAACCTGGAATGGATCGAGGTCACCGGCGGAGTCTGCGCCTTCGGGGACGACGCCCGCCCTATCCAGGTCGCCACTTTGTTGTGGACGCGCACCCCGATCGCCTACGGACACCTGCCGAGCGAGCACCCTGGCCTCGGGCCGCGGTTCCCCGTCGCCGAGATCAGCCACGCCGAGGCGACCGAGATCGCCAGCCGATTGGGCGGGCGGTTGCCACGCTCGGCGGAGTGGGAGTGGATGGCCGCCGGAGCTGACCGCCGACGCTGGCCGTGGGGCAACGCACCGTGGCAGGCGGCGTTCGCGAACCTGCGCGACTCCGGGCACGGCACGGTCACCCCGGTCGACACCCACCCTGACGGTGCCACACCCGAGGGCCTGCTCGATGTCGCGGGCAACGTGTGGGAGTGGACCGCCAGCACCGCGATGAGCGACGGAGTCATCATCCGTGGCGGTTCCTATGCCGCGCCACCGCTGTATGCGCAGTGCACGTTCCTCAACGCCGCGCCCGCTGAACTGCGCTCGCGCGGCATCGGCCTGCGGGTGGTGCGCGAACCATGACCCTTCGGCCGCCCAGCACGCGCATCCTCGCGCCCGACCAGGGTTTGATCATCCTCAACTGTTCGCGGGAGAAGCTCGTCACCAGCGCCCCGGTTGCGGCGCTTGATCTCTACCAGGGCGCGTGCGTTCCGCAGGCGCGTGATCACTTCGCCGCAGATCCTTCTCGCCGAGCCCGTATCCGTATCCTCTCGGCCGCGCACGGCCTGCTGCGTCCCGAGAAGGCGATCAGCACCTACGACCACCGGCTCACGAACCGGGTCGACGCCGTGCGTCTGCACGAGCGGACGGTCTCCGGGCAACTGGACGCCGAATTGGCGGAGACACCGTCGTTGCGGCACCTGTTGATCGTGGTCGAGCCGTTGTACCTGCTCGCCTTGCAGCGCGTGTTCGACCACCTCGACCGGTTCGATCAGATTGCGGTCATCCCGGACCCGTGGGGATGGTGGGACGGGTTGACCTACCTCCACCAGTGGGGGTGGGCGTGACCACGCTGCACGAGGAACTGTTGCGCCGCAACAATTTCCACACCAGCAGCACTCGCAGCCGGGAAGCCATATCCGGGATCGGGTGGCACGAGCCCACGCCGTCGGAGCTTTCACTGGCCGCCGTGCGCACCCTGTCGGTCGTCGTCCCGGCCTACAACGTCAGCTACTGCCTGCCGGCTGTGCTCGACGCCTTGGAAGGCCAGCACCATCGGCTCGGGTTCGAGGTCATCGTCGTCGACGACGCCAGCACGGACACCACGGCTGCCATCGCTGCCCGACACCCGGTCGTCACCACCGTCCTGCGGCTCCCAGAACGCGCGGGCGGGGCCACCGCACGCAACCTCGGCACCGCGCTCGCCCGCGGGCAAACGGTCCTCTACCTCGACGCCGACATGGTCCTGCCCCCACACGTGATCACCGACATCACCGCCCGCGCCACCGACACCACGGTGCTCGTCGGCTTCCGCCACAACCTGCCCTACGACCTGCACCAGGGCGGACGCGGCGTCTTGGCCGAGCATCCCCAACTCGGCGCAGACCATCGGGTCGTATGGCGGCCACCGGTCGGCCGCCCGTTGCTCTACACCGGCGTCACGCTGACCGAGCGCCTGGACGGCCGTCCGCTGGACCACACCCACGACTTCGTCGACCTCGGCTACGGCCAGCGCTATGTCGACTGGGACCTGCCCCGCATGGTCGTCACCTGCCTCGTCGCCGTTCCACGCGCCGCCGTCCTCAACGTCGGAGGGTTCGATCCCGAGTTCGGACGGATCGGCTGGGGCATGGAAGACACGTACCTCGGCGCGTGTCTGATCGCGAGCGGGCTGCTGGTGATCCCGCTGCGGCAAGTCGTCGGGTTCCACCTCGATCCACCGGACGCGGAACAGCAATGGCAACGCAAGCTCGCCACCTGGCCCGGCACCCTCGCCCGCTACTGGGACCTGATGCGACGGCCCGCCCCGACCGGCCGCACCCACTCGTTCATCGCCGAGGTAAGCGAGCTGCTGCGCACCTGCGAGGTGCTGCGACCCCACTAGCGCCAGCGACGGACCCCTGCATCGAAAGCCGCAACGACGACAACGACGAGAAGGAAGACACTGCCCGATGATCGACCCGATCTCCCTCGCGGTCGGCGCTGGCCTGTTCGCCACAGGGCTGCTGGCCGGCAAGCTGACTCGCCGCCGCGCACCCGCAGACACCACGCCGAAACCGTTGTGCGGCTGCTCGCATGGGCTGGAACAGCACGACCCTGACACCAACGAGTGCCACGGCCAGATCCTGCACAAGGATGCGCGCACCGAGGACGGTACCTGGATCGGAAACCAGTGGGTGCCTTGTACCTGCCGCCAGTACGTCGGCCCGAAGCCGTTCGAGGAGCTGTACGCCCCGCCGATGCTGCCACCGCAGGACACGCTGTGATCGGGCGACGTACCGCCATGACGCGGACCTTCACGGCGCGGACACACGGTACCGGGTTCGTCGTCCATGACCCGCTGACCGGGCTAACCCACCGCACTGGTGCCGAACTCGCCTCCGGCCGGATCCGGCTGTCCGACGACGCCCTCTTCTCCTGGCCCGAGATCCACCCGGCGGCCTTGCACGCCGACGTACCGATCAGCGTGTGCTGGTCGCCCTTGGTGCGCTGTAACCTCGCCTGCCCCCACTGCCTGGACGACAAGTCCGTGCCCGAACTGGCTCGACCCGACCGGCACCGCATCGCGCGGCTGGTCGCCGAGTCCGCGATCCTGGGCGTGGACATCTCCGGTGGCGAACCACTGCTGCTGCGCGAACTGCCCGAGCTGATCGACGTACTCGTCGCGGGCGGCTGCGCGGTCAGCGTCACCACCAACGGAACGCACCTGGTCCGCCGTGCCGAAGCCCTAGCGTCCCGCGTGGACGCCGTGCGGGTCAGTCTCGACGGCCCGGACGCCGAACGCCACGACCGCTGGCGCGGCGCGGGCAGTTTCGAGCGCGCCGTCGCCGGAATCCGCGCAGCGGTCGCCCACGGCATCCCAACCCAGATCCAGACCGTGCTTCTGCGCTCCACCGCGCGGGCCAGCGTCCGGCCGCTGGTCGAGTTGGCCGCCGCGCTCGGTGTGCACGGGGTGACCTTCCTGCAGATGCTCCCCATCGGAGAAGGTGCCGCACTGGCCAGCACCGAGCAGTTGACCGACGACGAGGCCACCGACCTCCTTGCCGAGCTGAGCGCCACGTCGGCCGTACCCGTACGCCTGCGCACTCGCGAAGCAGCCGGGGGTTTCACCGTGATCCGAGCCGACGGCCAGGTATGGCGCAATCAGCCGGACGCGCAGGCCATCAGCTCCCTGCGCCCGCTGCTTGGGGTCAACGACCTCGCACTGACTGCGAGGGACGGCTCGGCATGAACGACTCCTCGAACCGCTCCGGCGTAGCCCGGCTGAAAGTACGCATCGCATTGCAGGAGGAAGGGCGATGAACACGCCGACGAGCGAACAACTCGAGCAGTTCGCGCGGGTGCTGGGAGACCTGCTGCGGACCGCCCGGAAAGAACGCGGCTGGACCCGCAAGCAGATGCGCGCCGAAATGGGCGCTGACGACGAGGACGAGCTGTCCCTGCAAACTCTCGCCACCTACGAACTCGGCACACGCCGCATATCCGTCGAGCGGCTGGTCGAACTGTGCGCCGTGCTGAAGCAGCGGCCCGACGAGCTGTTGCTCCGCGCGACCACCCTCGCGTTCGGCAGCGATCACGACGGTCGCGTCAAGGTCGACCTGTCGGCCCTCGCTCATACGACCGACCCCCGACTGCAGCCCCTCCAGCGATGGGCGACGGTCCGAGCCCGCCAATGCCCGGTCGGACGTACCCCCGTCGAAGAACTGGACGCCCACGCACTGACGGCACTTGCCGGGATCGCCGGATCTCCCATGTACGACCTCGTGCAAGCCCTGCGTGAGCTCCAAGGCGCATAGGACCTGCGATCGCCTCACTGACGCGACATCCCTTGCCCCTCAAAGAATGGACCACGAATGACCACTGCACGCCGCGTCTTCGAGCACCACCAGATCTGGCGCTTGACTCCCGACTCGCTCCGCGAGGCCACGACCCTGTTGGTTGGCGCGATCCTGCGCGATCACCAGTCGGTCGAGCACGTCATCGGCATCGCCAACGGCGGCGTCGCGCCCGCCCGCATGATCGCCTCCACGCTCGGGGTGAAAGCCCGCATGGTCCATGCCCGCCACAACACCGGCGACGCGACCTATCAGCAGGCCACGGGCAAGGTGACGCTCGACCTTGATCCGCTGACACGCGCCTTGAACGGGCAACGAATGAAGGGCCGGGTGCTGCTAGTGGACGACATCTGCGGCAGCGGCGCCACCCTCCGCCGCCTCCGACACGACCTCACGCCCTTGCTCAGCCCGAGCGCGGAGCTCCTGACCGCAGTCCTGTGCCTCAACACCGGGGCGGCAACGCTGCCCGACTACTCGATCTGGACCGTCTCGGACTGGGTCGTCTTTCCCTGGGAAAAGCCGCCCGCCGACCAGGACACCACCCCTCTGCCACGCCCGGAGGAGGCGCTCTGCCATGCCTAGCCCGCCTCCGCTGACCATCGCGTTCGTCCTGGCCTCCTACACTCCGAACGCGCCGGCCGGGATCGAACGAGCCACCGCCGCCTTCGCCCACGGACTGCGCCAGCTCGGCCACCGCAGCCTCATCCTGACCGCCGCCCCGATCACCACCCCTGACGACGACGTGGTGAGGGTGTGTTCGGTGGGCGTCGACTTCCCCTGCGACGACGATGAACTCCGCGACGCGATCAGCACCCACGGCCAGGACGCCCTGCTCGCCGCCGAACTGTGCGAGCTGTACCGCAAGCACCGGGTCGACGTCGCCGTCTACACCGACGGCTTGTGGGGCCTCGGCAGAGCCGCGCCGGTCAGCCGGGCGCGTTCGGTACTGGCCATGCACGTCGTCGGCCACGACCACGATCTCCAGCCCGCCCTGGACCGCGCCGACCTGGTGATCGCGCCGTCCCCGACGGTGCTCGACCAGGCACACGATCGCGGCTACGACACTGACCGTTGGCAGATCGTGCCCAACGCCCTGCTCCACGACCACGCACCGCCACCCGACTCACGACGGGAAGCCCTGCGTCGGCACGGCCCGATCCGGATCCTGGCCCGGCTCGGGCCGGAGAAGAACATCCGGGCCTTGCTGGACGCCGGGCGCCTGGTCGACCGGACGATCGAGGTGATCGTCGGCGAGGCCGGATTCGAGATCGCCGCCGGCGGCCAGGCGGCCGAACTCGAAAAGGCCCGCTACTCCGCGGCCCACCTCAAGCTCGGCACCATCCACGGCGACGGCCTGACCTGGGACCAGGTGCCGTCCTGGCTCGCGCAGGCCGCGGTGGTGATCGTGCCCTCGCTGCGCGAGACCTTCGGGCTGGTCGCGCTCGAGGCGATGAGCGTCGGCACCCCGGTGGTCGCCTTCGACGTAGGCAACCTTCCCGACCTGGTCGGCACCGGCGACGGGGCCGGTGGGGTGATCGTCCCCCGATCGTGGGGCGAGCACGGCCTGTGGCGCGCCGCCGAGCAACTGCTCGAAGATCCGATACGCTACGCCGAACTATCCAGGGCTGCGTACTACCGCTCGCGGGACTATCTGCCCACCACAGTCGCCGAGACATTCGTAAAGGCGGTGCGGTGATGCCTGCTGGCGTCCCTTTGCTCCTGGTTGACGGTCACAACCTCCTCTGGCGCGCGGCGTTCGGATTCCCCGCAGCGATCCTCTCCCGCGACAAGACTCGCGACCTCACCGCGGAGTTCGGGTTCTTCGCCCTCCTGCGCGTCGCCATCCGCGAAGAACTGTCCGAGCCACCCGAGGTGCTCGTGGTCTTCGACGGCGAGCACGGTGCCGCCGAGCGCAAGGACAGCGACGCCGACTACAAGGCCAACCGCGTCCTCGACGAAGCCGCGCTCAAACCCTTGCGCGCGATCCCGCACGTCCAGCGAGCGCTGACCGACTACGGCATCGCCTGGATCGAGATCGACACCGCCGAAGCCGACGACGTGATCGCCACCCTCGTCAAGGTCACCCGCAATCAGGACCCCGAGCGTCATGTGCGGATCATGTCCGGCGACCGCGACTTCTACCAACTCGTCGACGACCGGGTCCACGCACTCAACACCGTGATGAAACGCGGCCGACGACACATCGGCCCGGCCGAGGTCGCCGACCGTTACGGCGTTACACCGGACCAGTGGCCCGACTTCTGCGCGCTGAAGGGCGACTCCGCCGACAACATCCCCGGCGTGAAGGGAATCGGTGAAGGCACGGCCGCCAAGCTCCTGGCCGGCGGGCTGCACCTCGACCAGCTTCTCGCCTCCGGACGACTGACCGGGGCGAAGAAGACCAAGGTCACCGACGTCTGGGAGCAGGTGCTCGCCTGGCGCGACCTCATCCGGATGCGCACCGACCTCGACCTCCCACACCACCCGACCGGCCACCCCACGCGCGAGCTGCCCAAGCCGGCCGACGTCATCGAGAAACTCGGACTCTGGTGACCGCCCCGCCGTTCACCGCTCCGGCGTCCGTGCTGACCGTGATGGCACACCCCGACGACGCCGAACTCTGGGCGGGCGGAACACTCGCCCGTTGTTCCGCCTCCGGGGCCGCCGTCACCGTCGCGATTCCGCATCACCCCGAACCAGTGCGGGATGCCGAAGCAGCGGCCGGAGCGGCGATCCTGGGGGCCAAGCTGTACCAGTACGACCAACCCACGGCGACGGCCCTGCGCGAACTGCTGCTCGCCGTCCGGCCCGAGATCGTCATCACCCACCCCCTTCGCGACGTTCACCCCGACCACCGGAATCTCGCGGAAACGCTCGTCGCAGCCCTGCCCGACGTCGTCATCGCCACCGGCCACCCACGCCGCGTCTACACCGCCGACACCTACAACAGCCTCACCGCCGACGGCCCCGTACCCGCACACACCACCATCGACATCACCGACACCTACGAGATCAAAAAGCGCGCGCTCGCGGCCCACACCTCGCAGCCGATCACCGACCATTTCGGTCCCATGGCCGAGACCCTCGCCCGGCTATGGGGCTCCCGAATCGGAGTGCGTTACGCGGAGAACTTCGTACCGGTGCCCATCCTCGGACGCCTCCCAGCGGCGTCGACATTGTGACCAGGCTCCGATCGAGGGACGCCGCGCAGGCCCTGTGACCTGCGCATATGTGAGATTTCGCTACGATGCGACGGTGACTGACGAGGTGGTCTGCTGATGGTCGACTCGGTGAGTCCGCTGGCCGCGTACCGCCTGGCCGCTGGCTTCACGCAGGAGAGCCTCGCCGAGCAGCTGAGTATCGACCGCGGCACCATCGGCCGATGGGAACGGGGTACCCAAGCACCCCAGCCATGGCAACGACCGGACCTCGCGACAAGCCTGCGGATCTCCCTCGCTGAACTCGACGACATCCTGCACCGGACGAAACACCAGACCGACTCCAGATCAACCACCCCGACGTCGAACAAGACCGCTTCAGCTGACGTACGGCGCAGCCAGCAGGAGTGGCTCCACGTGCGGAACGCGCCAGGGGTGCGAGGTCGCGAGCTGACCGAGCTGGCCGCCTGGCTCTATCCGGAATCACAACGGGCACCCGGCGGCCACGTACTCGCCGGACCCGGCTGGCTGCTCGAGCAGCCAGTTCCCTTGGAATCGGTGCGGCTGGCGTGGTCAGACCAGCAGCGGCCGACTCGCCCATTGCGATCCTTGGAGCACGTCCTGCCGCTGACTGAGCGGGGCGAGCTGTACGCGGGCTACAGCCGAGCGGTGCGGGACCTCGTCCGACCACGGCTGCTGGAGAACCGGCTGAGCTACCGGCTACTTGGCCTGCAGTCCGATCACGGACTGGCGATGAGCTTCGGGACCACCACCTTCTTCGAGGTGTTCGACGTCAAGCAAGCCCTCGCGCACGAGTTCAAGGCTGCGTGGCTGGCCTCGAACCGCTCAGTGCCCGGCTGGAACGCTCTTCCCCTGCGCGCGGCGATCGGTGATCCTTTCGACCCTCAGCAGCTGCTGATGTCGCCGGGGATCAGCACGCTGACCATCCGGCGTGACAGGTCGGACGGTCAGCACCGGTTCGTGCTGCACGAGCGCGACGGCGGAAAGGTCGCGGACGGCGGCGGCCTGTGCCACGTGATGCCAGCCGGTGAATTCCAGCCGTCCTCGGTCGATCTGGCCGACGTGCGCAACGACTTCTCGTTGTGGCGCAACATCATGCGCGAGTTCTCCGAGGAGTTCCTCGGAAACCCCGAGCACGACGGCTCTACCTCCCGACCGATCGACTACGCACACGAGGAGCCCTTCCGATCATTCGATCGAGCACGCGCCGAGGGTGGGCTTCGACTCTGGCACTACGGCCTGGCGATGGAGCCCTTGGAGCTCGGGGCCGTCCAGATGACCGTGGCTGTGGTCGACGACGTGGTATTCGACCGACTGTTCGCCGACCTCGTGGACACCAACGACGAGGGACGGGTGATCGGCCGCGGCGGGCGAACCGACATGCCGTTCACAGCGGAGGCCATCGACCGGCTTGGCCCCCGGTTGTCAGCCAGTGCACTCACCTTGCTCCGCTTGGGCTGGCGTGATCGAGAACAGCTACTGGGTGATTGAGGCACCGTTGATCTACATTGGACGGTCGGCGCAGTGTGCGCGACGACAACGGAAAGCCTAACCGTCGCAGCACAAGCGCCTCGCTACCTGTCCACAACAGAACCGGTTGTGTCGCGCAGAGCTGCGATAATTTGCGACCAGTCGAATGTCGCCAGACCATCCTCAGCGCGCCTGGTTATGGCGTCTGGATCGAGTAACACCACGCCGGCATTTGCAAGCCGGGCGATGCTGTCGGCGTAAGCAGGATGCTGACGAAGTACCGGTTTGACACACGGGGCCGCGATGATCGGGACTCCGGCACCGAGCATCTCGTTGAGCACGCCCAGCGCGAGCGTGTCGCTGGTGCCCGATGCCCACTTGTTGATCGAGTTGAACGTCACCGGGGCCACCAGGACCGCTTCGGCTCGCGGGAGCGATTCCTCCTGCTGCCGGGGCGGTCGCGGGTGCACCCGTGTAAGGCACCCAGTGGTTGCGGCCAAGGCGTCTAGGTCGATCCACGTCGCAGCAGTCGGTGTCGCGATCACGCACACCGCCCAGCCGTCGGCGTACAGGGCTGGAATGAAGTCCTCGAGCCGCAACACCGGCGGGGCAGCTGAGGTCACCAGGTAAATCCACCGCGGATCGACGTTCACGCGGCCACTCCGGTGCGCAAGGCGAGACCGCGCAAGGCCGGCACGTCACGGCGGCGCTCGCGGGCGAGCAAGTCCTCGATCAATGAGCGAGCGTTCGGGTTGGCCCGGACCAACTCGGGTGCAACCCGCTCAGTTTCCAGCAGATGGATCACCGCCTGCGGGTCTTCGACTAGCTGCGCGTGCGCCCACGCGCTGTCCAGGTGGAACTGAGCCTGGCGTCCATTCAGGCCGACCGGCAACGCGGTGATGTCCAACTGCTCTGCCGTCGCGAGTGTACCTCGGGGATCATTCAAGGCGACTGCCACTGACGTGCGATGGATCAGCACGTTCGTTGGGCCGAACGCGGTCCACCCGATGTTGTCGTCGGCTCCGAGCCACCGTGCCAGTTCGTCGGCGTGATCGAGCCGCTCGCGCGCTGCGGCAAAGTCGTTGCGACGTGCGGCAATGACCGAGCTGATCAGGGTCAACGCGCCTCGCCAGGTTGCACTCTGCGGATCCTGGCCTCGAAGACCGGCGGCGGCGGAGACCGCTATCTGCTCGGCGTTCTCGCTATCGCCCGCGCGCAGCAGAGCGCACGCCCGCTGATATGCCGCCGCGGCGAGACCAAAGGTGTCCTCGGCCGACTCAGCCGCCTCCCGAGCCCGCTCAGCCGCGGCCCAACCCGCCTCACCGTCGCCAGCCTTGGTCGCCAGCTTGGCCGCCACGATTGCCACACTGCACTGCAGGCCGAGCGCTTCTCGTCGTTGTCGCGCTGGCCCGCCGGCTACCAGGGCGTCAACTGCCGCATTGACTTCAGGCAATCGCCGGGCAACGTCGCCATAGCGGGCGGCCTGATACTTCCGATGGAGATCTGTAACCCCCGCTGACGCGCTCACGAGGGTTGCCTGCTGGCGCAGGGGCTCCTCGCTGTGGGTGCCCAGCATGTGGTCGGCGGCGATCACGCCGGTGAGAAGGGCCGCGTCCACCATGACCTCGCGTCGTGTCGCCGAGGAGCGGCCTGTCGTCGTTGTCTGCGGCGGATTGAGCAGGATGTCCAGTTCATCCAGGGACACCTTGAGCAATTTGGCTAGATCCGGACGCCTCCAGGGCTGGGGCGTCAGCGTTCCGCGCTCCCACCGCCCGGTCGTCGAGAGCTCCACCCCAAGCTCTTGGGCGAGGGTTTCCTGGGTGAAGCCGAGAGCCTCACGCCGTGCTGCGAGGGCATCTCGTCGTATAGCCATGATCACTCCCAGATTCGCTAGCTCACCCACGCTACCCGGCGTTGATCGGACCTGGTCAGCGGCCATGTCAACGACGAAACGGCGGACGCGCACGTCCGGACGTGCGGCCCAGACCGCCATGAAGACGTGCGACCCAGACCGCCATGAAAGCGCCAGGGCGGGATGGTGATTGGGACGGTCTGTGCTTGTCCGCCGGGGCCGCCAACCAACTAAAGCCCCGCCGGCAGGATCAGCGCGCCTCGACCGCGTGCTCTGCCGCGAGCCTGCGCACATACGCGCGGATTCGGTCGCGATCCTCGGGGAACACGCTCTCCCACGATTCGTTCAGGTCGACCCACTTCGGCGGCTGTCCCTTCTCCCCACCGAGTGGCGCATCGCGGCTGATGACGGCTCCGTAGGACAGGCTCAGCGTTGGAGCCCAGTCTGCGCGGAAAGAGCGGACAGCGACGGCCGCCGGCACTGACAGCAGCGCGCCCAGCAGGCCGGTCTCCTCGAAAAGTTCACGGGCTGCTGCGGCTCGAGGCGTCTCGCCCGGCTCGACGGTTCCGCCAGGTGTTAGGAACAGTTGGCGGTCTCACTCTTTTGCTGTCTCAACTGGCGGGTACGTCGAGGGCTAGCTGCGGCGTCGACATCATCTCTTCGGTCCGTGCAGGACGCGTTTGGTCTTGGGCAATTCGATGTGCGGGCTGACGCTGCTTCGTTCAGCGCGTGGATCTCGCTGGCGCCGTTGGTCATGAGGGGGCGCCGCTCGCACAGGCGGCCCATCCAGACGTCGCTTTACTATGAATGCCCGAGGAAACATCCTTCGCCTGCCGCCATCGGCTTGCCGATGCATTGGCCCGGTTCGACTTCGGTCGTGGGCGCCGGACGGTCGGAGGGGCATTATTCGCAGGGAGGAGGGAGTGTGATGTCGATGGCCGCCGCACCAGTCCGCCGGGTGTTGGTCGCCACCGATTTGTCTGAGCAGGCGGGCTTGGCTGTGCGGAGGGCGGCGCAGCTGGCCGCCGAACGCGACGCCCGGCTGAGCGCCGTCAATGTGCAGCCGGCCGGGTTGAACGAGGAGCTGAGCGAGTTCGCCCACGCCCGCCTGCGCTCACACCTCGACCGGTTCATCACCTCCACGGTCACGGAGGCCGTCGTCCGCCACGGTCACGTGGCTGACGAGATCCTCGCTGAGGTCACTGATCGCGACGCGGACCTGCTGGTTGTCGGCGCGCATGGCGGCCATCGGCCGACCAGCCCGGTCCTGGGTAGCACTCCCGGCAACCTGGTGCGGGCGAGCCCGGTTCCGGTTTTGGTGGTCAAGAGTTCACCCGATGGGGAGTACCGCACGGTCGTGCTCGCCGTCGATAGCACAGCTGTCTCGGCAACGGCGGCGCACACGGCGTGCGCGCTCACGCCGTACGCGAACCACATCGTCGTGCACGTTGCCGTAGTTGTCGGCGAGACGTTGATGCGCATGCACGGCGCCAGCGAGCAACACTTGGCCGAGTTGCGCGAGGTGAGCACCGAGCAGGTTCGCGTCGATATCGTGCGCGTGGCCGCCGAGCTGACGCCTGCTGCGTCGCGGGTGGTGATCGCGTCCGGGCGTCCGCAGACGCGTTTGCCAGAGCTGAGCC encodes:
- a CDS encoding helix-turn-helix domain-containing protein codes for the protein MAIRRDALAARREALGFTQETLAQELGVELSTTGRWERGTLTPQPWRRPDLAKLLKVSLDELDILLNPPQTTTTGRSSATRREVMVDAALLTGVIAADHMLGTHSEEPLRQQATLVSASAGVTDLHRKYQAARYGDVARRLPEVNAAVDALVAGGPARQRREALGLQCSVAIVAAKLATKAGDGEAGWAAAERAREAAESAEDTFGLAAAAYQRACALLRAGDSENAEQIAVSAAAGLRGQDPQSATWRGALTLISSVIAARRNDFAAARERLDHADELARWLGADDNIGWTAFGPTNVLIHRTSVAVALNDPRGTLATAEQLDITALPVGLNGRQAQFHLDSAWAHAQLVEDPQAVIHLLETERVAPELVRANPNARSLIEDLLARERRRDVPALRGLALRTGVAA
- a CDS encoding NUDIX hydrolase, yielding MFLTPGGTVEPGETPRAAAARELFEETGLLGALLSVPAAVAVRSFRADWAPTLSLSYGAVISRDAPLGGEKGQPPKWVDLNESWESVFPEDRDRIRAYVRRLAAEHAVEAR
- a CDS encoding universal stress protein, with translation MSMAAAPVRRVLVATDLSEQAGLAVRRAAQLAAERDARLSAVNVQPAGLNEELSEFAHARLRSHLDRFITSTVTEAVVRHGHVADEILAEVTDRDADLLVVGAHGGHRPTSPVLGSTPGNLVRASPVPVLVVKSSPDGEYRTVVLAVDSTAVSATAAHTACALTPYANHIVVHVAVVVGETLMRMHGASEQHLAELREVSTEQVRVDIVRVAAELTPAASRVVIASGRPQTRLPELSRHHAADLVAVGTGGRSSLGYVLLGSVAQHVLRDAASDVLVVPARKD